A stretch of the Lolium perenne isolate Kyuss_39 chromosome 3, Kyuss_2.0, whole genome shotgun sequence genome encodes the following:
- the LOC127345442 gene encoding delta(3,5)-Delta(2,4)-dienoyl-CoA isomerase, peroxisomal, whose product MASGGGSSDAEAELLRGFKTMAVARQDPAAAVYEVRLNRPAQRNALSPEAFAEIPRAMALLDRLPAARAVVLSAAGPHFCAGIELGGPGNPLAAPPGTDPVAAADGLRRAILDMQAALTAVELCRKPVIAAVHGACVGGGVDLVAACDIRYCSKDATFVLKEVDMAIVADLGALQRLPMIIGYGNTAELALTGRRITALEAKEMGLVTRVFDSKQELDAGVAKIAKEISEKSAWAVMGTKAVLLRSRDITVEQGLEHVATWNAGMMKSNDLMEAIKAFVEKRKPVFSKL is encoded by the exons ATGGCCAGCGGCGGCGGCTCgtcggacgcggaggcggagctccTGCGGGGCTTCAAGACCATGGCCGTGGCGCGCCAGGACCCGGCGGCGGCGGTCTACGAGGTGCGCCTCAACCGCCCGGCGCAGCGCAACGCGCTCAGCCCGGAGGCCTTCGCGGAGATCCCGCGCGCCATGGCCCTCCTCGACCGCCTCCCCGCCGCGCGCGCCGTCGTGCTCTCGGCCGCCGGCCCGCACTTCTGCGCGGGCATCGAGCTCGGCGGGCCCGGGAACCCGCTCGCCGCGCCCCCCGGCACCGaccccgtcgccgccgccgacggGCTCCGTCGCGCCATCCTCGACATGCAGGCCGCGCTCACCGCCGTCGAGCTCTGCCGGAAGCCCGTCATCGCCGCCGTGCACGGCGCatgcgtcggcggcggcgtcgaCCTCGTCGCGGCCTGCGACATCCGCTACTGCTCCAAGGACGCCACCTTCGTGCTCAAGGAGGTGGACATGGCCATCGTCGCCGACCTCGGCGCGCTGCAGCGCCTGCCGATGATCATCGGCTACGGGAACACCGCCGAACTCGCGCTCACCGGACGCAGGATCACCGCGCTCGAGGCCAAGGAGATGGGGCTCGTCACTAGGGTGTTCGACTCCAAGCAGGAGCTGGATGCCGGTGTTGCAAAGATCGCAAAAG AAATATCAGAGAAGTCGGCATGGGCAGTGATGGGAACGAAGGCCGTTCTGCTGAGAAGCAGGGATATAACAGTAGAGCAGGGCCTGGAGCATGTAGCGACGTGGAACGCGGGAATGATGAAGTCTAATGACCTGATGGAGGCCATCAAAGCTTTCGTGGAGAAGCGGAAGCCCGTTTTCTCCAAGCTCTGA
- the LOC127345443 gene encoding delta(3,5)-Delta(2,4)-dienoyl-CoA isomerase, peroxisomal: MAGGGSSDAETELQRGFKTLAVSRPDPAAAVYEVRLNRPAQRNALSPEAFAEIPRAMSLLDRLPAARAVVLAAAGPHFCAGIELGAPGSPLASSPGTDPAAAAEGLRRAILDLQAAFTAVELCRKPVVAAVHGACVGAGVELVAACDIRYCSKDATFVLKEVDMAIVADLGALQRLPRIVGYGNAAELALTGRRITALEAKQMGLVSRVFDSKQELDAGVAKIAKEISEKSALTVMGTKAVLLRSRDITVEQGLEHVATWNAGMLKSNDLMEAIKAFVEKRKPVFSKL, encoded by the exons ATGGCCGGCGGCGGCTCGTCGGACGCGGAGACGGAGCTCCAGCGGGGCTTCAAGACCCTGGCCGTGTCCCGCCCGGACCCCGCGGCGGCGGTCTACGAGGTGCGCCTCAACCGCCCGGCGCAGCGCAACGCGCTCAGCCCGGAGGCCTTCGCGGAGATCCCGCGCGCCATGTCCCTCCTGGACCGCCTCCCCGCGGCGCGCGCCGTCGTGCTAGCCGCGGCCGGCCCCCACTTCTGCGCGGGCATCGAGCTCGGCGCGCCCGGGAGCCCGCTCGCTTCGTCCCCCGGCAccgaccccgccgccgccgccgagggaCTCCGCCGCGCGATCCTCGACTTGCAGGCCGCGTTCACCGCCGTCGAGCTGTGCCGGAAACCCGTCGTTGCGGCCGTGCACGGCGCCTGCGTCGGCGCCGGCGTCGAGCTCGTCGCCGCCTGCGACATCCGGTACTGCTCCAAGGACGCGACTTTTGTCCTCAAGGAGGTGGATATGGCCATCGTCGCCGACCTCGGCGCGCTGCAGCGCCTGCCGAGGATCGTCGGCTACGGCAACGCCGCAGAGCTCGCACTCACCGGACGCAGGATCACCGCGCTGGAGGCCAAGCAGATGGGGCTCGTCAGCAGGGTCTTCGATTCCAAGCAGGAGCTGGACGCCGGTGTTGCAAAGATCGCCAAAG AAATATCAGAGAAGTCAGCTTTGACAGTGATGGGAACGAAGGCCGTTCTGCTGAGAAGCAGAGATATAACAGTAGAGCAGGGGCTGGAGCATGTAGCGACGTGGAATGCGGGAATGCTGAAATCTAATGACCTGATGGAGGCCATCAAAGCTTTTGTGGAGAAGCGGAAGCCCGTTTTCTCTAAGCTCTGA
- the LOC127345441 gene encoding G-type lectin S-receptor-like serine/threonine-protein kinase At2g19130, which produces MYTCLMHPLYILLGLLLLHTPSSGAANDTLTAGQALVVGGKLVSRNGKFALGFFQPASTISKSHNDSWYLGIWFNKIPVFTTVWVANREEPITNPLTQLKISGDGNLVIVNHAGTQSVVWSTQIVNRRQTNINTTSVVLLNSGNLALTASPSSNILLWQSFDYPTDVLLPGAKFGRNKVTGLNSLAISIKSLIDLGLGSYSIELDTSGVILKRRNPSIVYWHWSSSRTSSLKLIPILKSIIDSDPRIKGLIDPSYVNNNKEEYYMYTSPDESSIFVSLDISGQIKPNIWSQAKQSWESIYAQPADPCTPAATCGPFTVCNGNAQPPCDCMESFSHKSLQDWELSDRTGGCIRNTPLHCTSNENITSSTDIFHPIARVTLPYNMQSIDVATTQSKCEEACLTSCSCTAYSYNNSRCSVWHGELLSVNLNDGIDNTSEDVLYLGLAAEDLPSIRKNKRKPNVGAIAAASIIGFGLLMLMLMILLWKNKFKWCGLPVYDNQGSGGIIAFRCSDLVRATKNFSEKLGAGGFGAVYKGVLSDCDSTTIAVKTLDGARQGEKQFRADVSSIGLIQHINLVKLIGFCCEGDKRLLVYEHMLNGSLDGHLFRSKSVLNWNTRYQITLGVARGLSYLHQSCHECIIHCDIKPENILLDASFVPKVADFGMAAFEGRDFSRLLTTFRGTAGYLAPEWLSGVAITPKIDVYGFGMVLMEIISGKRNASETFTSSSCDAEYFPVEAISKLHEGDVRSLVDPQLNGDFDVEQVERVCKVACWCIQVNESDRPTMGEVVWVLEGLQEIDMPRMPRLLAAMTAQSDESSV; this is translated from the coding sequence ATGTACACATGCCTGATGCATCCCCTGTACATACTGCTGGGGCTTCTCCTTTTGCACACTCCTTCCTCTGGAGCTGCAAATGATACTCTCACGGCAGGCCAAGCGCTCGTTGTTGGAGGCAAGCTTGTCTCAAGAAATGGCAAGTTCGCGCTTGGCTTCTTCCAGCCAGCAAGCACCATCAGTAAGTCCCACAACGACAGCTGGTACCTTGGCATATGGTTCAATAAGATCCCAGTTTTTACTACTGTGTGGGTTGCCAATAgggaggaacccatcaccaacccCCTAACACAGCTCAAGATCTCAGGTGATGGCAATCTTGTCATCGTAAACCATGCCGGTACTCAGTCTGTAGTTTGGTCCACTCAAATTGTCAATAGGAGACAAACCAACATAAACACCACTAGTGTCGTTCTCTTGAACAGCGGAAACCTTGCCCTCACAGCGAGTCCATCATCAAACATACTGTTGTGGCAGAGCTTCGACTACCCAACAGATGTTCTGCTTCCTGGCGCCAAGTTTGGCCGGAACAAGGTCACCGGTTTGAATAGCCTGGCCATTTCAATCAAGAGCCTCATTGATCTGGGTCTTGGCTCATACAGCATTGAACTAGACACCAGTGGGGTCATCCTCAAGCGCCGCAACCCCTCGATTGTGTATTGGCATTGGTCATCCTCCAGAACATCGTCATTGAAACTTAtcccaatactcaagtcgatcatAGACTCAGATCCACGGATCAAAGGTTTGATTGACCCATCATATGTTAATAACAACAAAGAGGAGTACTACATGTACACTTCACCAGATGAATCTTCCATATTTGTCTCACTAGACATCTCTGGTCAGATAAAGCCAAATATTTGGTCGCAAGCCAAACAGTCTTGGGAAAGCATATATGCTCAACCGGCCGATCCCTGCACTCCTGCTGCTACCTGCGGACCTTTCACGGTCTGCAACGGCAATGCACAACCACCCTGTGACTGTATGGAGAGCTTCTCTCACAAGTCACTGCAGGATTGGGAGTTAAGCGATCGAACAGGAGGGTGCATCAGAAATACACCATTACATTGCACTAGCAATGAAAACATCACAAGTTCAACAGACATTTTCCACCCAATTGCTCGAGTTACATTGCCCTACAACATGCAAAGCATAGACGTTGCTACCACTCAGAGCAAATGTGAAGAAGCTTGTCTCACTTCCTGCTCCTGCACTGCTTATTCCTATAACAATAGCAGATGCTCTGTCTGGCATGGGGAATTGCTTAGTGTAAATCTGAATGATGGCATTGATAATACTTCTGAAGATGTTCTTTACCTTGGCCTTGCCGCCGAAGATCTGCCAAGTAtaagaaaaaataaaagaaaaccaAACGTTGGAGCTATTGCTGCTGCAAGCATTATTGGTTTTGGGTTGCTAATGCTGATGCTGATGATACTGCTTTGGAAGAACAAATTCAAGTGGTGTGGTTTGCCAGTATACGACAATCAAGGTAGTGGAGGGATTATAGCCTTTAGATGCAGTGATTTAGTTCGTGCTACTAAAAACTTCTCTGAAAAGCTGGGAGCAGGGGGGTTTGGTGCTGTATACAAGGGAGTGTTAAGTGACTGTGACTCGACTACTATAGCAGTGAAAACGCTTGATGGTGCCCGTCAAGGAGAGAAGCAATTCAGGGCTGATGTGAGCTCAATTGGACTGATCCAACATATTAACCTAGTTAAACTGATTGGCTTCTGTTGTGAAGGTGATAAAAGGTTACTTGTGTATGAACACATGTTAAACGGGTCTCTTGATGGTCATCTATTTAGAAGCAAATCTGTCCTAAATTGGAATACCAGATATCAAATAACCCTAGGAGTTGCTAGAGGACTGTCTTACTTGCATCAGAGCTGTCATGAATGCATCATACACTGTGATATTAAGCCGGAAAACATACTTCTGGATGCATCATTTGTTCCTAAAGTCGCGGACTTCGGGATGGCAGCGTTTGAGGGAAGGGATTTTAGCCGACTTCTAACTACATTCAGAGGAACTGCCGGTTATCTTGCCCCAGAGTGGCTCAGCGGAGTTGCTATTACACCAAAAATCGATGTTTACGGCTTTGGCATGGTACTGATGGAAATCATATCAGGAAAGAGGAATGCATCTGAAACATTCACTAGCAGTAGTTGTGATGCAGAATATTTCCCAGTGGAAGCCATCAGCAAGCTTCACGAGGGGGATGTCCGGAGTTTGGTGGATCCACAGCTAAATGGTGACTTCGATGTGGAACAGGTTGAGAGGGTTTGCAAAGTTGCGTGCTGGTGCATCCAGGTTAATGAGTCCGATCGGCCTACAATGGGTGAAGTGGTCTGGGTTCTCGAGGGTCTTCAGGAGATTGATATGCCCCGGATGCCAAGACTACTTGCAGCTATGACGGCACAATCTGATGAAAGTTCAGTGTAA
- the LOC127340268 gene encoding protein FAR1-RELATED SEQUENCE 5-like produces the protein MDGNEGRTYVDMDAAGKAPPVSAQDTGNYSQTVNNDMLDDFFNQEGFSYIGLLLGTMKKNEVNQISGDQGQTRKDTEDDKVDTSTSFLDEEIDDPWNLNMFDNMNLDQVTDNPSTEQNYGMKHPMSEDYHDQASTSTFTDNSPNQTEEQRKDITEEDIHIFLQNEELAAEGKEMEEDTPNESDSQLKPEKGMQFQTREEARKFFNLYAYTAGFSVSIVSSYRTTSKKRNNEVIRFTMKCNKYGKINEQETEQVVAQRQSTVIAKSDCKVEMVVSEKKGFWKITGLNLLHNHQLSPQSRFFRSHIYMSNGEKEMIRTMKYCNMPTRDMVAVLAFIRGGMEQLPYNKRKVSNYSNSINRELTNNDMLEVLDWFKKKRTENPGFYHSLDLDKENKVRSVFWADARAIQYYDICGDCVSFDTTFLTNKYNLPFAPFVGVLPHGKTYLFACAFIVNETSESFQRCFREFKAAMGGKPPKTIITDQDKGMASAIPSIFPNAIHKCCLFHIKKKIDDKGGTVFQANEGLYEELQDIIDKSLTVHEFETLWQQMINEYNVGHIKIFQDLWKSREKWVPVYFKNHFFPFIQTTARSEGTNALFKKGVGPQFSMTSFLREYQRIMDNMHANENELDHNATNKKVREKKFITQYYIERQAHELYNLAIFRKFQLVLNDVTRLQIREDVKGKMYWVFHEANYPVREHRHREYLVQVNEETEDYSCICCKFDKDGLLCSHILKVMLQLQVHKKKDKKLKQSSPGTKLKTEKRQSRQPLQKEIEPDCVE, from the exons ATGGATGGCAATGAAGGAAGGACCTACGTGGACATGGATGCTGCTGGGAAGGCCCCTCCCGTCTCAGCACAG GATACAGGAAATTACTCACAAACAGTTAACAATGATATGCTAGATGACTTCTTCAATCAG GAAGGATTTTCATATATAGGATTGCTTCTTGGAACTATGAAAAAAAATGAAGTGAATCAAATAAGCGGTGACCAG GGACAAACTAGGAAGGACACAGAGGATGACAAGGTGGACACATCTACTTCGTTCCTGGACGAAGAAATTGATGATCCATGGAATTTAAACATGTTTGACAACATGAACCTAGATCAG GTTACTGATAATCCAAGTACAGAGCAAAACTATGGGATGAAGCACCCAATGTCAGAGGATTACCATGATCAAGCATCGACAAGCACGTTTACTGACAACTCACCCAATCAAACTGAAGAACAGCGCAAGGACATAACTGAAGAAGATATACACATATTCCTACAAAATGAAGAGTTAGCTGCTGAGGGAAAGGAAATGGAGGAGGATACACCAAATGAAAGTGACAGCCAGTTAAAACCTGAAAAAGGAATGCAATTTCAGACAAGAGAAGAAGCTCGGAAGTTCTTCAACTTGTATGCATACACCGCTGGCTTCTCAGTAAGCATTGTCTCTTCCTACCGTACTACAAGTAAGAAAAGAAACAATGAAGTCATACGATTCACTATGAAGTGCAACAAGTACGGGAAAATAAATGAACAAGAAACTGAGCAAGTTGTAGCACAGAGACAAAGCACGGTCATAGCGAAAAGTGATTGCAAAGTTGAGATGGTGGTCAGTGAGAAGAAAGGATTCTGGAAAATTACAGGACTAAACCTTTTGCACAACCATCAACTCAGCCCTCAAAGCAGGTTTTTCAGATCACACATCTATATGTCTAACGGTGAAAAGGAAATGATACGGACAATGAAATATTGCAACATGCCTACTAGAGACATGGTTGCTGTCTTGGCATTCATAAGAGGAGGGATGGAACAACTACCATACAACAAGAGAAAGGTTAGCAACTACAGCAATTCGATAAACAGGGAATTAACAAACAATGACATGTTGGAAGTTCTGGACTGGTTTAAAAAGAAAAGAACTGAAAATCCAGGATTCTATCACTCGCTTGACTTGGACAAAGAAAACAAAGTCAGGAGTGTGTTTTGGGCAGATGCAAGGGCAATACAGTATTATGACATATGTGGTGACTGTGTGAGCTTTGACACGACATTCCTAACAAATAAGTACAATCTCCCTTTTGCACCATTTGTTGGAGTGTTGCCACACGGAAAAACTTACCTATTTGCATGCGCATTCATAGTCAACGAAACATCAGAAAGTTTTCAGCGGTGCTTCAGGGAATTCAAAGCAGCAATGGGTGGAAAGCCACCAAAAACAATTATAACTGACCAGGACAAGGGCATGGCAAGTGCAATACCATCTATTTTCCCAAATGCTATACACAAATGTTGTTTGTTTCATATCAAGAAGAAAATAGATGACAAGGGAGGCACTGTATTTCAAGCAAATGAAGGCCTGTATGAGGAACTTCAAGACATAATTGACAAGTCCTTGACAGTGCATGAATTCGAAACACTATGGCAGCAAATGATAAATGAGTACAATGTGGGACATATTAAAATATTCCAAGATCTTTGGAAAAGCAGAGAGAAGTGGGTACCAGTTTACTTCAAGAATCATTTCTTCCCATTCATACAAACAACGGCTAGAAGCGAAGGCACTAATGCATTGTTCAAGAAGGGAGTTGGACCACAATTTAGCATGACAAGCTTCTTGAGAGAATACCAAAGAATAATGGATAACATGCATGCAAATGAAAACGAGTTGGATCATAATGCAACTAACAAGAAAGTCCGGGAGAAAAAATTCATCACTCAATACTACATTGAACGGCAGGCGCATGAGCTGTACAATTTAGCAATCTTTAGAAAGTTCCAGCTAGTCCTAAATGATGTAACAAGACTCCAAATAAGAGAAGATGTTAAAGGGAAGATGTACTGGGTGTTTCATGAAGCAAATTATCCTGTAAGAGAGCATAGGCACAGAGAATACCTAGTACAAGTTAATGAAGAAACAGAAGACTATTCTTGCATCTGCTGCAAATTTGATAAAGATGGTCTTCTTTGCTCACATATCCTCAAAGTGATGCTGCAACTGCAG